The sequence TTCCCTTTTGAAGTTCTTCTTGTGTGAAATTGTTTTCTCTCATCCAGATTGTTCCGAATGTTTTTGGGTTGTACCAAATAAATCCAACGACAAGTGGTATTAAGGCAGCTCCAAATAATGCAATAAAGTTAATTTCCATAATATGAGGTTTTTAGAATTAGTTGAGTCAAATTTAGTTAAAAAAAGGACTGAATTTACATTTCTATGTTAAGTAGTAAAAAGGTTGTTAATTGATTTTTTATTAACACTTTATCGACAATTAGTGCATTATATCTAGATAATTATATAATTTTATACCCGTAACAAACCCCAAATCTGTTATGAAAAGCTTTATTACTTTTTTTTTAGCATTCGCTTTTTCACTCAGTTCTTTTGCAGATACTGTTTCAGATAAAGAGAAAGAAGCTTTAATAAAATTATATCATGCAACGAATGGTTTGCAATGGAAAACAAAGTGGGATTTATCGCTTTCTGTTTCGACATGGTATGGCGTTCGTGCTGAAAACGGAAAAGTAGTAGCTTTAGATTTATCAAATAATAACCTGCAAGGCGAATTGCCTGTGGAGTTTTTTGATTTGATAAATTTGGTTCAGGTTAATTTTCAGAAAAATAAATTAGAAGGAAATTTGCCAGACCAGATTCAGAATCTCAAAGAACTTGAAGTTTTAAATGTTTCTGACAATAATTTCTCAGGAGAAATTCCTGCAGCAATTTGTGAGTTGCAAAAACTGAAAGACTTGGAGCTTTTTATGAATAAAATTTCAGGAGAACTGCCTAAAGATCTTGGGAAATTAAAACAGCTGGAAGTTCTTGCCTTGTTTAATAATGAAATTCAAGGCGCGTTGCCAAGTTCTATTTACAAAATTTCGACCCTAAAAACATTGCTTTTAAATGGCAATAAATTATCGGGTAATTTGAGTAGGGAAATTGCGAATTTTAGAGCTTTGGAAAACTTGAGCTTGTTTGACAACAGTTTTGAAGGAGAAATTCCGGACGGACTTGGAAAGCTGCAGCATCTTTCTGAAATGAATCTTTCCTATAATAAATTTAAAGGAGGAGTTTCTAGAAAAATAGCGGTATTAGATGCTTTAAATATGACAATGTTTGATGAAAACGGAAATCTGTTTTTATTAGAAATAAATACTGAGAGACAAAAAATATTACCGAAAATTAATCGTGCTTATGGAATGAATTTTACTCTGAAAAAAGTTGATTAAATATATTTAGTTAATTGCCGAAAACCGTAATTCGTTACGGTTTTTTTTGTTTCTTTTTTTGCGATTTATTGTTTTAACTTTGTGAAAATATTTTAAAAATCTTTTAGTTTTTTTCTTTAACTTTAAAATTAGATTCGGTCATTTGGCTGAAGCCGGAAAGAGAAAAATAATTAACCTTTTAATGTTAAAATTATGACACTGCAATATCAAGGCGAAGAATACGGAAAACCAACGACATTTACGTTAAGAATCATTGGAAACAATTTGTCAAAAAGTAGTTCAAATTATCAAATTGATCTTTTGGTAGGAGATAAAAAATTGCCAACTTTTACAACTGAAATTCATCAAAGTCTTTCTAATTGCTTGAAAGAGATTTATTTGTTTAGAAAACACCACGGAATCAAATTTGACGCTGCTTCAGAGAAAATAGTTTCGCTTTATGTTCCTTACGATAGAGTTTTGTTCAACTATAATAAATACGCTTTGTTTAGAGCTTAAGTTCAAACTTAAAATAAAACAAAAAGACCGTTCATTTGAACGGTCTTTTTGTTTTAGAAGCAAGAAGCTAAAAGGATTGTTTTAGTTTTCTTTTTTCAGTCAAATATTTTCGGATTGGTGTATCAATATAGGTCATGACAAGATAAGCGAAGCCAAGTAAAACTATTGTTCCTACCGCAACGACTGTGTATAATTTCAGACCAGTAAGCTTATATTCGAGATTGTATGAAGCAAATATCCACATAGCGAAATAATGCGTCATGTATAATGGATACGATATATTTCCTGAGAAAATGCAAATTTTTTCTGTTCTTTCAGAAGTTACTGCGCCAGCTCCCAAAGCGACTATTAGTGGGTAGTAAAACAATACAATAAGTGGTTCTGTAATAAAATTTAAATCTGGATTGAATGGATAGATGAAGGTTGGAAATAAAAGAATTGAAAGTCCAATGAATCCAAGCTTTGAAGGAATAATCCATTTAAATCTATAAACCGCCATTCCTGCTAAAAAACAATAGGAAATACGTGCAGCGCCATGCCAAAAAGTATCGCCACCCCAGCCGCCTGAAATGCCTTTTGCATGAACAGAAACACAAACCAGCGCAATTCCTGCGATGAAAGTCAGCAAAAGAATTATTTTGCGAGACAAACGATATAAGAATATGCAGTAAAAAATATTAGCAATATATTCCCAAAATAAAGACCAAGCCGGTGCATTCAATCCGAAATTGTTGTAAAAACGTTCTTTCATTATTGGAAGCGGAATCAGTAACATCGAACAAATAAATAGGAGCAAAATTTCAAAAAAACTTCTGCCTCCAGTATCACCGAATGGCAAAGCAAAATATCCAATCAAGCCTAGAATTGATCCTAAAATAACCAATGGATGCAATCGGATTAAACGCAATTTCAAAAATTCAACAGCGCCAATTTTCCCGATTCTATCATCGTAGGCATACGCAATAACAAATCCTGAGAGGCAAAAGAAAAAATCGACGGCGAGGAAACTATGTGCGAATAAATTTTTGGTATAATCAGAAATTGCGATTTCTAAAAAATGATAAATTACTACGGCTATTGCAGCAACACCTCTTAATCCGTCCAGAATTTGAAAATGTTGTTTAGGTTTAATTGGCTCAGAATCGTTCATGTAAAGTTGGGTTGTAAATTAAAATTGTATGATAATATTTTATTCCTTTTTGTTAAGTTTATTTCCCCATTGCATACATAATTCCTCCAAGCAAATGCTGTACAAAAAGCGGATCGCTGTAACTTTCAGGGCTATGTCCTAATGCGGTATAAAATGCTCTTCCTCCATCATAATCATGATACCACGCGAGAGGATGGTTATTGCCGTGTTTTCCGCCATTATATGATGATTCGTCAATCTTTATGAGCACTTTTACATTGGGATTTAAATATTTGAAATTGTACCATTCGTCTTTTCTTTCCCAAATTTCAGGCAAATGTTTGGTTGATGGATGTTTATGATCCACGACAATAAGTTTCGCGTTTTGAGGCTCTGGATGACCTTCAAAAATACCGCCGATCATTTTGGTGTACCAATCCCAATCGGGTTCACAATTTGTAGCAGAATGAATGCCCACAAAACCGTTTCCTTTTTCAATAAATTGCTGCAAAGCTAATTTTTGTTCTTCGCCTAAAACATTACCCGAAGCACTTAGGAATATTACAGCTTGATATTTTTTCAAATTTTTAGAATTAATTGCCAATGAATCTTCAGTCGCATCTACTAAAAAGTTATTTTCTGATCCTAATTTTTTAATGGCAGCAATTCCTGCTGGAATGCTTTCATGTCTGAAACCATTTGTTTTAGAAAAAATCAAGACTTTTTTTGTTTTTCCAGAATTGATCGGTGCTGTGTTTTTTTGATAAAAAGAGACTAAAAAACAACTCAGCAGCACAATTGCAATGCATGAAATTGATTTTTTTATGGAAGGCAAAATATTCATTTTGAAAGTTTTTATTTTTGGGAAGATAGAAAAATAATTAATTCCGTTGAGAAATATTTTGTGCTGAATGCCACACAAAAAAGATATTTTGTAGAAAAAATGATGTCAAAAACAAAAAAAGCTTCAAGTATTCTTGAAGCTTTTTAAATAACTAACACAAACAGAAATTTAAATTTGCTTATCGTTACGCAGTAACTTTTAAACTTTAAAAATCAGTTTCTTTTTATAGAAAATCCACAAAATAATAGACCAGAAAACGGCATACAACAAAGCATAAGCCAGCGATGCATTCAATGGGTTTTCGAAACATGGAGCGAGTCCGTGTTTATAGATATAAGTTTGAAAGCTGATTTCTTCTCCAGCAGTTTCTGGATTGGCAATTTTTATAGCGCTTAAAACTCTCGGAATTATTCCAGAAAAGAAAAATACAATCATTGGGTTTACGCCCCAAATCAAGAACAATTTGGTCCATTTCTTGTATCCTTGAATATCGATTATGTAATATAAAATCGTTAAACAGATTGTCGCAATTCCGGCCGTATATAAAACGTAAGAACTTGTCCAAAGCGATTTGTTGATA comes from Flavobacterium sp. KACC 22761 and encodes:
- a CDS encoding acyltransferase → MNDSEPIKPKQHFQILDGLRGVAAIAVVIYHFLEIAISDYTKNLFAHSFLAVDFFFCLSGFVIAYAYDDRIGKIGAVEFLKLRLIRLHPLVILGSILGLIGYFALPFGDTGGRSFFEILLLFICSMLLIPLPIMKERFYNNFGLNAPAWSLFWEYIANIFYCIFLYRLSRKIILLLTFIAGIALVCVSVHAKGISGGWGGDTFWHGAARISYCFLAGMAVYRFKWIIPSKLGFIGLSILLFPTFIYPFNPDLNFITEPLIVLFYYPLIVALGAGAVTSERTEKICIFSGNISYPLYMTHYFAMWIFASYNLEYKLTGLKLYTVVAVGTIVLLGFAYLVMTYIDTPIRKYLTEKRKLKQSF
- a CDS encoding ThuA domain-containing protein, which encodes MNILPSIKKSISCIAIVLLSCFLVSFYQKNTAPINSGKTKKVLIFSKTNGFRHESIPAGIAAIKKLGSENNFLVDATEDSLAINSKNLKKYQAVIFLSASGNVLGEEQKLALQQFIEKGNGFVGIHSATNCEPDWDWYTKMIGGIFEGHPEPQNAKLIVVDHKHPSTKHLPEIWERKDEWYNFKYLNPNVKVLIKIDESSYNGGKHGNNHPLAWYHDYDGGRAFYTALGHSPESYSDPLFVQHLLGGIMYAMGK
- a CDS encoding Two component regulator three Y domain protein — encoded protein: MKSFITFFLAFAFSLSSFADTVSDKEKEALIKLYHATNGLQWKTKWDLSLSVSTWYGVRAENGKVVALDLSNNNLQGELPVEFFDLINLVQVNFQKNKLEGNLPDQIQNLKELEVLNVSDNNFSGEIPAAICELQKLKDLELFMNKISGELPKDLGKLKQLEVLALFNNEIQGALPSSIYKISTLKTLLLNGNKLSGNLSREIANFRALENLSLFDNSFEGEIPDGLGKLQHLSEMNLSYNKFKGGVSRKIAVLDALNMTMFDENGNLFLLEINTERQKILPKINRAYGMNFTLKKVD